One window of the Xiphophorus couchianus chromosome 12, X_couchianus-1.0, whole genome shotgun sequence genome contains the following:
- the camsap1b gene encoding calmodulin-regulated spectrin-associated protein 1-B isoform X5, producing MDVDLCAGGDGTRKKVELPVAADGTMDVVPLEMYDSARAKIAANLRWLFAKAYGIDHIPEDLRDPFYTDQYDQEHIKPPVIRLLLSCELYCRVCALILKTEQAASLQSHLSVIQALSRKGIYVMESDDTPVTDGDLACIPIKMSAHISMIDALMMAYTVEMISIEKVVASVKRFSTFSASKELPFDLEDAMVFWINKVNMKMREMTEREHKVKHHPLESPSHQKSPSKWYWKLVPVRYRREHASGRQLPFFPLLEDLMRDVCDGAALLTVVHYYCPDIMKLEDICLKEVPSIADSLYNIQLLREFASEYLNKSCYLTMEDMLYSPLVLKHNVMVFIAELFWWFETVKPEFVQPRDLQEFKDARAIAHPKSARPSVPISNATKRSFLTSPGVADNQSNPEVCNRYFLHPEGSDPLKGGPPFSPSHPLLPLRQRQQKQQGDDGGGLRNRSNSLSQMDGQQLRGSAAAWLDKRQRPLSTLSPFMLHSATDSDADIASGDSVSLARSISKDSLASNVTNVTPKHQTAVHQLSLAAMRRVNGHNLLSHVNMEDGDETLANATVIPKQSDGPAASATVIPKLSSDSTPAADGFYLEPLMPAVLKTAKEKSVCLNKEEESGEGPRSAGRGSLRCGDGSSAAVRRKAPSDLNQTFPAPGEEERLADKRQQTEFRPVITSSVNYSSRESADGFYLHSDSDEPKCVQCPEAELEDLDEEEEDLDEALTTKDSRKGYSEADEEESAKLQEDMNVKEHEDKDFNGGSGRSSPCLSTHSQASSMASGSVRMTSFAERKAQQQRFGSNHDLRSSASSSQRTTPDGSESSGPLSSSWRLKRDQSPSSPLGGCSRPGDGGTNVLASEIVQLRMQLEEKRRAIEHQKKKMEVLAARQRQKLGKAAFLHIVKKGGGRSDTLPSSLKADISKDDLNGEKGPLSKDDMCVDTLRGEKEVEGTGALEADKKGNGGSFYLDEELDLNECSRSIELLNEAIGSIQQQMMQLSLQQEMLMKQNVQSPPSAAPPPPHTGDKNGDSKAGGFHFMEHLSGTGSAPTRKPPKLSSGRSSRSKPSELKLAKEQSRPASRALTPSQGGSEMLANPRQLSGGRSPRGDRNPTAAEMMDRPGSGHVRSATFRLHDEANMRLPTRVDLACVPASEQFGESGSSTQVEGDVSSSEKEGVLSEEAQRSKTHLIEVDLSELKAPAEEEGAEDGATEEGDGEQKSVMGFFFKDEQKAEDELAKKRAAFLLKQQKKAEEARIRKQQLEAESELKRDEARRKAEEDRLRKEEEKTRRELIKQEYLRRKQQEMFEEQGLVKPKTPKPKQKHKHKAVIREESATDHFSKCSSTPDNLINAQSGSNLSLASAATNEADSVNSGGAGSQRCDSVESFPGSRNNSRAAERDWDNGSTASSITSMAEYTGPKLFKEPSAKSNKPIIHNAISHCCLAGKVNEPQKNQILEELEKCESNHLMILFRDGGCQFRALYSYFPDTEEIHKLTGTGPKSISKKMIDKLYKYSSDRKQFTVIPAKTVSVSVDALTIHNHLWQAKRSAVPKKTGK from the exons atgGATGTTGACTTGTGCGCCGGCGGGGACGGTACCAGAAAAAAAGTGGAGTTACCTGTGGCTGCAGATGGCACAATGGATGTAGTACCTTTGGAGATGTACGACTCTGCCAGAGCAAAAATAGCTGCAAACCTGCGGTGGCTTTTTGCCAAAGCCTATGGCATCG ACCATATTCCAGAGGATCTGCGGGACCCGTTCTACACAGACCAGTACGACCAGGAGCACATCAAACCCCCCGTCATCCGTCTGCTTCTGTCCTGCGAGCTTTACTGCCGTGTGTGCGCTCTTATCCTGAAGACCGAGCAGGCCGCGTCGCTTCAGTCCCACCTGTCTGTCATCCAGGCTCTGTCCAGAAAGGGCATTTATGTCATGGAGAGCGACGACACGCCCGTCACAGACGGGGACCTGGCCTGCATTCCTATCAAAATG AGTGCACACATTTCAATGATCGATGCTCTCATGATGGCCTACACAGTTGAGATGATCAGCATCGAGAAAGTGGTGGCTTCTGTCAAGCGCTTTTCTACCTTCAGTGCCTCTAAGGAGCTGCCCTTTGACCTTGAGGACGCCATGGTCTTCTGGATTAACAAG GTGAACATGAAAATGAGGGAGATGACAGAAAGGGAACACAAAGTGAAGCATCACCCTCTGGAGTCGCCCAGCCACCAAAAG TCTCCCTCCAAATGGTATTGGAAGCTAGTCCCT GTCCGGTATCGTCGAGAGCACGCATCAGGTCGCCAGCTGCCCTTCTTCCCGCTGCTGGAAGACCTCATGAGGGATGTTTGTGATGGAGCTGCGCTGCTCACCGTGGTCCACTACTACTGCCCTGATATCATGAAGCTGGAGG ATATTTGCCTGAAGGAAGTCCCTTCCATCGCTGATAGCCTGTACAACATCCAGCTGCTGAGAGAATTTGCCAGTGAATATCTGAATAAAAGCTGCTATCTGACAATGGAGGACATGCTCTATTCACCGCTTGTTCTCAAG CACAATGTTATGGTGTTCATTGCTGAGCTGTTCTGGTGGTTTGAGACGGTCAAGCCAGAGTTCGTCCAACCCAGGGACCTTCAAGAGTTTAAAGATG ctcgAGCCATAGCTCATCCCAAGAGTGCCCGCCCATCAGTGCCCATCTCCAACGCCACCAAGCGCAGCTTTCTGACTAGTCCTGGCGTGGCAGATAACCAGAGCAACCCCGAAGTCTGTAACAGGTACTTCCTGCACCCCGAAGGCTCTGACCCTCT TAAGGGCGGTCCACCCTTCAGTCCCTCTCATCCACTGCTTCCTCTTAGACAGAGGCAACAAAAGCAGCAAGGGGATGACGGCGGAG GCTTGAGAAACCGTTCGAACTCTCTCAGTCAGATGGACGGACAACAACTCAGAGGCTCTGCTGCAGCGTGGCTCGACAAAAGGCAAAG acccCTGTCCACACTGAGCCCCTTCATGCTGCATTCAGCCACTGACAGCGACGCTGACATTGCCTCTGGCGACAGCGTGAGTCTGGCTCGCTCCATTAGCAAGGACAGCCTGGCGTCGAACGTCACCAACGTCACTCCTAAACATCAGACTGCCGTCCACCAGTTGTCCCTCGCTGCCATGCGAAGAGTCAACGGCCACAACCTACTGAGTCACGTCAACATGGAGGACGGGGATGAAACTCTCGCCAACGCTACTGTCATCCCAAAACAATCCGATGGGCCTGCGGCGTCTGCCACAGTCATACCCAAACTTTCCTCCGACTCCACGCCTGCCGCTGACGGCTTTTACCTTGAACCACTGATGCCTGCCGTTCTGAAAACGgctaaagaaaaatctgtatgTCTGAACAAAGAGGAGGAGAGCGGGGAGGGGCCCCGCTCGGCAGGTAGGGGTTCCTTACGCTGTGGAGATGGGTCTTCAGCAGCCGTTCGCAGAAAAGCTCCCTCTGATCTCAACCAGACGTTTCCCGCTCCAGGCGAAGAGGAACGCTTGGCGGACAAGCGACAGCAGACGGAGTTCAGACCGGTCATAACCAGCAGTGTTAACTATTCGTCCAGAGAGTCAGCCGACGGTTTCTACCTTCACTCGGACTCTGACGAGCCAAAGTGCGTGCAATGTCCGGAGGCGGAGCTGGAGGACctggatgaggaagaggaagatctGGACGAAGCTCTGACCACTAAAGACTCAAGGAAAGGTTACAGTGAAGCAGACGAAGAGGAGTCAGCCAAGCTCCAGGAGGACATGAATGTCAAAGAGCACGAAGACAAAGACTTTAATGGCGGCAGCGGCCGCTCCAGCCCCTGCCTCAGCACACACTCCCAAGCTAGCAGCATGGCCAGTGGCAGCGTGCGCATGACCTCCTTTGCCGAGCGAAAAGCGCAGCAGCAGCGCTTCGGCAGCAACCATGACCTGCGCTCCAGCGCCTCCAGCTCCCAGAGGACGACCCCGGACGGGTCGGAGAGCAGCGGACCCCTGTCGTCGTCTTGGAGACTGAAGAGAGATCAGAGCCCCTCCTCCCCCTTGGGGGGGTGCAGTCGTCCAGGTGACGGCGGCACCAACGTGCTGGCCTCTGAAATCGTTCAGCTCCGGAtgcagctggaggagaagcGGCGTGCTATCGAgcaccagaagaagaagatggaggtGCTGGCGGCGAGGCAGAGACAGAAGTTGGGGAAAGCAGCATTTCTGCACATTGTTAAGAAAGGAGGTGGACGGAGTGACACGCTGCCCAGCTCACTCAAAGCCGACATCTCTAAAGATGATCTCAACGGGGAGAAAGGACCCTTAAGCAAAGACGATATGTGTGTCGACACGCTACGGGGTGAGAAAGAGGTAGAGGGGACGGGTGCTTTAGAAGCGGACAAGAAGGGGAACGGTGGGAGCTTTTATCTCGACGAGGAACTGGACCTGAACGAGTGCAGCCGCTCCATCGAGCTGCTGAATGAAGCCATCGGCAGCATCCAGCAGCAGATGATGCAGCTGTCGCTGCAGCAGGAGATGCTGATGAAACAGAATGTGCAATCCCCACCCAGCGCAGCGCCACCTCCTCCGCACACAGGAGACAAAAACGGTGACTCGAAGGCAGGAGGCTTTCACTTTATGGAGCACCTTTCTGGGACGGGCAGCGCTCCCACCAGGAAGCCGCCCAAGCTGAGCTCAGGCCGGAGCTCCAGGTCCAAGCCATCCGAGCTGAAGCTAGCGAAGGAGCAGAGCCGACCGGCCTCCAGGGCTCTCACCCCGTCCCAGGGCGGGTCAGAAATGTTAGCAAACCCACGGCAGTTATCTGGGGGCAGGTCCCCCAGAGGCGATCGAAACCCCACTGCTGCGGAGATGATGGACCGACCAGGATCTGGGCATGTCAGAAGCGCCACCTTCCGCCTTCACGACGAGGCCAACATGCGCCTGCCAACCCGTGTCGACCTAGCATGCGTGCCTGCATCGGAACAGTTTGGCGAGTCTGGGTCCAGCACGCAGGTAGAGGGCGACGTCAGTTCCTCAGAGAAGGAGGGAGTCCTGTCAGAAGAGGCGCAGCGAAGCAAAACCCACCTGATCGAGGTGGATCTGTCCGAGCTGAAGGCCCCAGCGGAAGAGGAGGGTGCCGAGGACGGAGCGACAGAGGAGGGCGACGGAGAGCAGAAGTCAGTCATGGGCTTCTTCTTCAAG GATGAGCAGAAAGCTGAAGATGAACTTGCGAAGAAGAGGGCAGCATTCCTGCTGAAACAACAGAAGAAAGCCGAGGAGGCTCGTATTCGCAAACAGCAACTAGAAGCTGAATCCGAACTGAAACGAGACGAAGCCAG GCGAAAGGCAGAGGAGGACCGCTTGCgtaaagaggaggagaagacgCGGCGGGAGCTGATAAAGCAGGAGTATCTGCGGCGGAAGCAGCAGGAGATGTTTGAGGAGCAAGGCCTGGTGAAGCCCAAAACGCCCAAGCccaagcagaaacacaaacacaaggcAGTTATCAGAGAGGAATCTGCCACTGATCATTTCTCCAAGTGCTCTTCCACAC CAGACAACCTGATCAACGCCCAGTCAGGCTCCAATCTGTCTCTGGCCTCTGCGGCGACAAACGAGGCCGACAGCGTCAACTCCGGAGGGGCCGGCTCCCAGCG CTGTGACTCTGTGGAGTCGTTTCCAGGCAGTCGGAACAACAGCCGAGCCGCAGAGAGAGACTGGGACAATGGCTCCACTGCGTCCTCCATCACTTCCATGGCTGAATACACTG
- the camsap1b gene encoding calmodulin-regulated spectrin-associated protein 1-B isoform X4, with the protein MAVACKLRLCNTNILSLCCNLHSSYPAVSASHYWAVNSFIVVKQYCKDNATGYKTRMDVDLCAGGDGTRKKVELPVAADGTMDVVPLEMYDSARAKIAANLRWLFAKAYGIDHIPEDLRDPFYTDQYDQEHIKPPVIRLLLSCELYCRVCALILKTEQAASLQSHLSVIQALSRKGIYVMESDDTPVTDGDLACIPIKMSAHISMIDALMMAYTVEMISIEKVVASVKRFSTFSASKELPFDLEDAMVFWINKVNMKMREMTEREHKVKHHPLESPSHQKSPSKWYWKLVPVRYRREHASGRQLPFFPLLEDLMRDVCDGAALLTVVHYYCPDIMKLEDICLKEVPSIADSLYNIQLLREFASEYLNKSCYLTMEDMLYSPLVLKHNVMVFIAELFWWFETVKPEFVQPRDLQEFKDARAIAHPKSARPSVPISNATKRSFLTSPGVADNQSNPEVCNSKGGPPFSPSHPLLPLRQRQQKQQGDDGGGLRNRSNSLSQMDGQQLRGSAAAWLDKRQRPLSTLSPFMLHSATDSDADIASGDSVSLARSISKDSLASNVTNVTPKHQTAVHQLSLAAMRRVNGHNLLSHVNMEDGDETLANATVIPKQSDGPAASATVIPKLSSDSTPAADGFYLEPLMPAVLKTAKEKSVCLNKEEESGEGPRSAGRGSLRCGDGSSAAVRRKAPSDLNQTFPAPGEEERLADKRQQTEFRPVITSSVNYSSRESADGFYLHSDSDEPKCVQCPEAELEDLDEEEEDLDEALTTKDSRKGYSEADEEESAKLQEDMNVKEHEDKDFNGGSGRSSPCLSTHSQASSMASGSVRMTSFAERKAQQQRFGSNHDLRSSASSSQRTTPDGSESSGPLSSSWRLKRDQSPSSPLGGCSRPGDGGTNVLASEIVQLRMQLEEKRRAIEHQKKKMEVLAARQRQKLGKAAFLHIVKKGGGRSDTLPSSLKADISKDDLNGEKGPLSKDDMCVDTLRGEKEVEGTGALEADKKGNGGSFYLDEELDLNECSRSIELLNEAIGSIQQQMMQLSLQQEMLMKQNVQSPPSAAPPPPHTGDKNGDSKAGGFHFMEHLSGTGSAPTRKPPKLSSGRSSRSKPSELKLAKEQSRPASRALTPSQGGSEMLANPRQLSGGRSPRGDRNPTAAEMMDRPGSGHVRSATFRLHDEANMRLPTRVDLACVPASEQFGESGSSTQVEGDVSSSEKEGVLSEEAQRSKTHLIEVDLSELKAPAEEEGAEDGATEEGDGEQKSVMGFFFKDEQKAEDELAKKRAAFLLKQQKKAEEARIRKQQLEAESELKRDEARRKAEEDRLRKEEEKTRRELIKQEYLRRKQQEMFEEQGLVKPKTPKPKQKHKHKAVIREESATDHFSKCSSTPDNLINAQSGSNLSLASAATNEADSVNSGGAGSQRCDSVESFPGSRNNSRAAERDWDNGSTASSITSMAEYTGPKLFKEPSAKSNKPIIHNAISHCCLAGKVNEPQKNQILEELEKCESNHLMILFRDGGCQFRALYSYFPDTEEIHKLTGTGPKSISKKMIDKLYKYSSDRKQFTVIPAKTVSVSVDALTIHNHLWQAKRSAVPKKTGK; encoded by the exons ATGGCTGTTGCTTGTAAATTACGGCTTTGTAACACGAACATATTATCATTATGTTGTAATTTACATAGCAGCTACCCTGCTGTTTCAGCCAGCCATTATTGGGCCGTTAATAGTTTCATTGTGGTAAAGCAGTACTGCAAGGATAACGCTACAGGTTATAAAACAAG gatgGATGTTGACTTGTGCGCCGGCGGGGACGGTACCAGAAAAAAAGTGGAGTTACCTGTGGCTGCAGATGGCACAATGGATGTAGTACCTTTGGAGATGTACGACTCTGCCAGAGCAAAAATAGCTGCAAACCTGCGGTGGCTTTTTGCCAAAGCCTATGGCATCG ACCATATTCCAGAGGATCTGCGGGACCCGTTCTACACAGACCAGTACGACCAGGAGCACATCAAACCCCCCGTCATCCGTCTGCTTCTGTCCTGCGAGCTTTACTGCCGTGTGTGCGCTCTTATCCTGAAGACCGAGCAGGCCGCGTCGCTTCAGTCCCACCTGTCTGTCATCCAGGCTCTGTCCAGAAAGGGCATTTATGTCATGGAGAGCGACGACACGCCCGTCACAGACGGGGACCTGGCCTGCATTCCTATCAAAATG AGTGCACACATTTCAATGATCGATGCTCTCATGATGGCCTACACAGTTGAGATGATCAGCATCGAGAAAGTGGTGGCTTCTGTCAAGCGCTTTTCTACCTTCAGTGCCTCTAAGGAGCTGCCCTTTGACCTTGAGGACGCCATGGTCTTCTGGATTAACAAG GTGAACATGAAAATGAGGGAGATGACAGAAAGGGAACACAAAGTGAAGCATCACCCTCTGGAGTCGCCCAGCCACCAAAAG TCTCCCTCCAAATGGTATTGGAAGCTAGTCCCT GTCCGGTATCGTCGAGAGCACGCATCAGGTCGCCAGCTGCCCTTCTTCCCGCTGCTGGAAGACCTCATGAGGGATGTTTGTGATGGAGCTGCGCTGCTCACCGTGGTCCACTACTACTGCCCTGATATCATGAAGCTGGAGG ATATTTGCCTGAAGGAAGTCCCTTCCATCGCTGATAGCCTGTACAACATCCAGCTGCTGAGAGAATTTGCCAGTGAATATCTGAATAAAAGCTGCTATCTGACAATGGAGGACATGCTCTATTCACCGCTTGTTCTCAAG CACAATGTTATGGTGTTCATTGCTGAGCTGTTCTGGTGGTTTGAGACGGTCAAGCCAGAGTTCGTCCAACCCAGGGACCTTCAAGAGTTTAAAGATG ctcgAGCCATAGCTCATCCCAAGAGTGCCCGCCCATCAGTGCCCATCTCCAACGCCACCAAGCGCAGCTTTCTGACTAGTCCTGGCGTGGCAGATAACCAGAGCAACCCCGAAGTCTGTAACAG TAAGGGCGGTCCACCCTTCAGTCCCTCTCATCCACTGCTTCCTCTTAGACAGAGGCAACAAAAGCAGCAAGGGGATGACGGCGGAG GCTTGAGAAACCGTTCGAACTCTCTCAGTCAGATGGACGGACAACAACTCAGAGGCTCTGCTGCAGCGTGGCTCGACAAAAGGCAAAG acccCTGTCCACACTGAGCCCCTTCATGCTGCATTCAGCCACTGACAGCGACGCTGACATTGCCTCTGGCGACAGCGTGAGTCTGGCTCGCTCCATTAGCAAGGACAGCCTGGCGTCGAACGTCACCAACGTCACTCCTAAACATCAGACTGCCGTCCACCAGTTGTCCCTCGCTGCCATGCGAAGAGTCAACGGCCACAACCTACTGAGTCACGTCAACATGGAGGACGGGGATGAAACTCTCGCCAACGCTACTGTCATCCCAAAACAATCCGATGGGCCTGCGGCGTCTGCCACAGTCATACCCAAACTTTCCTCCGACTCCACGCCTGCCGCTGACGGCTTTTACCTTGAACCACTGATGCCTGCCGTTCTGAAAACGgctaaagaaaaatctgtatgTCTGAACAAAGAGGAGGAGAGCGGGGAGGGGCCCCGCTCGGCAGGTAGGGGTTCCTTACGCTGTGGAGATGGGTCTTCAGCAGCCGTTCGCAGAAAAGCTCCCTCTGATCTCAACCAGACGTTTCCCGCTCCAGGCGAAGAGGAACGCTTGGCGGACAAGCGACAGCAGACGGAGTTCAGACCGGTCATAACCAGCAGTGTTAACTATTCGTCCAGAGAGTCAGCCGACGGTTTCTACCTTCACTCGGACTCTGACGAGCCAAAGTGCGTGCAATGTCCGGAGGCGGAGCTGGAGGACctggatgaggaagaggaagatctGGACGAAGCTCTGACCACTAAAGACTCAAGGAAAGGTTACAGTGAAGCAGACGAAGAGGAGTCAGCCAAGCTCCAGGAGGACATGAATGTCAAAGAGCACGAAGACAAAGACTTTAATGGCGGCAGCGGCCGCTCCAGCCCCTGCCTCAGCACACACTCCCAAGCTAGCAGCATGGCCAGTGGCAGCGTGCGCATGACCTCCTTTGCCGAGCGAAAAGCGCAGCAGCAGCGCTTCGGCAGCAACCATGACCTGCGCTCCAGCGCCTCCAGCTCCCAGAGGACGACCCCGGACGGGTCGGAGAGCAGCGGACCCCTGTCGTCGTCTTGGAGACTGAAGAGAGATCAGAGCCCCTCCTCCCCCTTGGGGGGGTGCAGTCGTCCAGGTGACGGCGGCACCAACGTGCTGGCCTCTGAAATCGTTCAGCTCCGGAtgcagctggaggagaagcGGCGTGCTATCGAgcaccagaagaagaagatggaggtGCTGGCGGCGAGGCAGAGACAGAAGTTGGGGAAAGCAGCATTTCTGCACATTGTTAAGAAAGGAGGTGGACGGAGTGACACGCTGCCCAGCTCACTCAAAGCCGACATCTCTAAAGATGATCTCAACGGGGAGAAAGGACCCTTAAGCAAAGACGATATGTGTGTCGACACGCTACGGGGTGAGAAAGAGGTAGAGGGGACGGGTGCTTTAGAAGCGGACAAGAAGGGGAACGGTGGGAGCTTTTATCTCGACGAGGAACTGGACCTGAACGAGTGCAGCCGCTCCATCGAGCTGCTGAATGAAGCCATCGGCAGCATCCAGCAGCAGATGATGCAGCTGTCGCTGCAGCAGGAGATGCTGATGAAACAGAATGTGCAATCCCCACCCAGCGCAGCGCCACCTCCTCCGCACACAGGAGACAAAAACGGTGACTCGAAGGCAGGAGGCTTTCACTTTATGGAGCACCTTTCTGGGACGGGCAGCGCTCCCACCAGGAAGCCGCCCAAGCTGAGCTCAGGCCGGAGCTCCAGGTCCAAGCCATCCGAGCTGAAGCTAGCGAAGGAGCAGAGCCGACCGGCCTCCAGGGCTCTCACCCCGTCCCAGGGCGGGTCAGAAATGTTAGCAAACCCACGGCAGTTATCTGGGGGCAGGTCCCCCAGAGGCGATCGAAACCCCACTGCTGCGGAGATGATGGACCGACCAGGATCTGGGCATGTCAGAAGCGCCACCTTCCGCCTTCACGACGAGGCCAACATGCGCCTGCCAACCCGTGTCGACCTAGCATGCGTGCCTGCATCGGAACAGTTTGGCGAGTCTGGGTCCAGCACGCAGGTAGAGGGCGACGTCAGTTCCTCAGAGAAGGAGGGAGTCCTGTCAGAAGAGGCGCAGCGAAGCAAAACCCACCTGATCGAGGTGGATCTGTCCGAGCTGAAGGCCCCAGCGGAAGAGGAGGGTGCCGAGGACGGAGCGACAGAGGAGGGCGACGGAGAGCAGAAGTCAGTCATGGGCTTCTTCTTCAAG GATGAGCAGAAAGCTGAAGATGAACTTGCGAAGAAGAGGGCAGCATTCCTGCTGAAACAACAGAAGAAAGCCGAGGAGGCTCGTATTCGCAAACAGCAACTAGAAGCTGAATCCGAACTGAAACGAGACGAAGCCAG GCGAAAGGCAGAGGAGGACCGCTTGCgtaaagaggaggagaagacgCGGCGGGAGCTGATAAAGCAGGAGTATCTGCGGCGGAAGCAGCAGGAGATGTTTGAGGAGCAAGGCCTGGTGAAGCCCAAAACGCCCAAGCccaagcagaaacacaaacacaaggcAGTTATCAGAGAGGAATCTGCCACTGATCATTTCTCCAAGTGCTCTTCCACAC CAGACAACCTGATCAACGCCCAGTCAGGCTCCAATCTGTCTCTGGCCTCTGCGGCGACAAACGAGGCCGACAGCGTCAACTCCGGAGGGGCCGGCTCCCAGCG CTGTGACTCTGTGGAGTCGTTTCCAGGCAGTCGGAACAACAGCCGAGCCGCAGAGAGAGACTGGGACAATGGCTCCACTGCGTCCTCCATCACTTCCATGGCTGAATACACTG